From a single Arachis hypogaea cultivar Tifrunner chromosome 3, arahy.Tifrunner.gnm2.J5K5, whole genome shotgun sequence genomic region:
- the LOC112790550 gene encoding 20 kDa chaperonin, chloroplastic has product MATAQLTACSISSRNVSSFEGLRPSAVQFPSVVRIGTLTQRSFRGLVVKAATVVAPKYTAIRPLGDRVLVKIKEAEEKTDGGILLPSTAQTKPQGGEVVAVGEEKSAGKSKIETRVQIGAQVVYSKYAGTEVEFNGAKHLILKDDDIVGILETDEIKDLKPMNDRVLIQVAQAEDKTAGGLLLTEATKEKPSIGTVIAVGPGPLDEEGNRKPLSVNPGNTVLYSKYAGNDFKGKDGSDYIALRVSDIMAVLS; this is encoded by the exons ATGGCGACAGCTCAGCTAACAGCATGCTCAATTTCCTCGAGGAATGTGTCGTCGTTCGAAGGGCTTCGACCTTCGGCGGTTCAGTTCCCCTCCGTCGTCAGAATTGGAACCCTCACTCAAAGGTCCTTCCGGGGTTTGGTTGTCAAAGCCGCCACTGTTGTTGCTCCAAAG TACACTGCTATTAGGCCTCTCGGCGACAGAGTACTGGTTAAAATTAAGGAAGCAGAAGAGAAGACCGACGGAGGAATTCTACTTCCTTCAACTGCTCAAACAAAACCACAGGGTGGTGAGGTTGTTGCTGTTGGAGAGGAGAAATCAGCTGGGAAGAGCAAAATAGAAACTAGGGTTCAG ATTGGTGCGCAAGTTGTGTATTCGAAATATGCTGGTACTGAGGTGGAGTTCAATGGTGCAAAGCATCTTATACTGAAGGACGATGACATTGTTGGTATCCTCGAGACCGATGAGATCAAGGATCTTAAACCGATGAATGATAGAGTCTTAATACAG GTTGCACAAGCAGAGGACAAAACTGCAGGTGGTTTGTTGCTTACCGAAGCAACCAAGGAGAAACCTTCTATCGGAACG GTAATTGCGGTCGGCCCAGGGCCTCTTGATGAGGAAGGTAACAGAAAACCGTTGTCTGTTAATCCTGGGAACACAGTCTTGTACTCCAAATATGCTGGGAACGACTTCAAGGGAAAAGATGGTTCTGACTACATTGCATTGAGGGTCTCAGATATCATGGCTGTCCTTTCCTAG
- the LOC112790552 gene encoding auxin response factor 19, which yields MKAPSNGFLPNSGEGEKKTINSELWHACAGPLVSLPPIGSLVVYFPQGHSEQVAASMQKEADFVPSYPNLPSKLICMLHNVVLHADPETDEVYAQMTLQPVNKYDKEAILASDMGLKQNQQPTEFFCKTLTASDTSTHGGFSVPRRAAEKIFPPLDFSMQPPAQEIVAKDLHDSTWTFRHIYRGQPKRHLLTTGWSVFVSTKRLFAGDSVLFIRDEKQQLLLGIKRANRQQPALSSSVISSDSMHIGILAAAAHAASNNSPFTIFYNPRASPSEFVIPLAKYNKAMYTQVSLGMRFRMMFETEESGVRRYMGTITGVSDLDPVRWKNSQWRNLQVGWDESTAGERPSRVSIWDVEPVVTPFYICPPPFFRPKFPKQPGMPEDESDIENAFKRAMPWLGDELGMKDASSSIFPGLSLVQWMSMQQQNNQFAATQSGFFPPSMLSSNTLHGNLNSNDQSKILNFQAPVLSAPNLQFNKSNLPNQVNQLQQSMTSWPQQLQQPQQQQQQQKLHSLLQSPVNQLQPQQQQQQRQQQLPEPQNLSQSQQQQPQLPQQRTQQLQQPQQQPPPPQQHQPQQSCQQPIMNNRVVTSNQCVQVQQPVAYSQLQQQQLVSGSMPTQQSIQPANKNAMLMTSLPLDSQFQQPIDQQTSLLQRQQQQPTQLQQSPLQFLQQSTSQRALQQLQGTQMSQQNPSEQQLQLQLLQKLQQQQQQQQQQLISTSSPLLQSQLLQQKNTHLANQQLPQLPQSQHQPQQLGNNSFPMEKLLNSNSFSSSSLMQSQQLSVNQPTLNAQKSVITSRAPSSLTDVDVPSCSTSPSTNTCQISPPNLMKRNQQAPTTFGGISVVEPTNNLVQELHNKSDMPIKHELSGIKGPDQLKYKGTISDQLEASSSGTSYCIDPGSIHQNFQLPNFCMDGDVQSHPRQNLPFASNLDGLAADTMLSRGYDSQKDLQNLLANYGGAPRDIETELSTAAISSQSFGVPNMPFKPGCSSDIPMNDAGVLNNGLWANQTQRMRTYTKVQKCGSVGRCIDVTRYKGYDELRHDLARMFGIEGQLEDPQRTEWKLVYVDHENDILLVGDDPWEEFVSCVQSIKILSSAEVQQMSLDGDLGQVPIPNQACSGTEGGNAWRGQYDDNSAASFNR from the exons ATGAAGGCTCCTTCCAATGGTTTCTTGCCTAATTCTGGCGAAG GAGAAAAGAAAACAATCAATTCAGAGTTATGGCATGCTTGTGCTGGACCATTGGTTTCTTTACCTCCTATTGGAAGTCTTGTGGTTTATTTCCCTCAAGGACACAGCGAACAA GTTGCAGCATCCATGCAAAAGGAGGCCGACTTCGTACCAAGTTACCCGAACCTTCCATCCAAGTTGATTTGCATGCTTCACAATGTTGTCCTTCAT GCTGATCCTGAAACTGACGAGGTTTATGCTCAAATGACCCTTCAACCTGTAAATAAA TATGATAAGGAAGCAATACTGGCATCCGACATGGGTCTCAAGCAAAACCAGCAGCCTACTGAATTCTTTTGCAAAACTCTCACAGCTAGTGACACAAGCACTCATGGTGGATTTTCTGTGCCTCGTCGAGCAGCGGAAAAAATATTCCCACCTCTG GACTTTTCGATGCAACCTCCGGCTCAGGAGATTGTTGCGAAGGATTTGCACGATAGTACATGGACATTTAGGCATATTTATCGCG GACAACCAAAGAGGCACTTGTTGACTACCGGATGGAGTGTCTTTGTTAGCACGAAAAGGCTATTTGCTGGAGATTCTGTTCTTTTCATTAG AGATGAAAAACAGCAACTTCTTTTAGGTATAAAGCGCGCTAATAGGCAGCAGCCGGCACTCTCTTCATCGGTAATATCCAGTGACAGCATGCACATTGGCATTCTTGCTGCTGCAGCCCATGCTGCTTCAAATAACAGCCCTTTTACCATATTTTATAACCCAAG GGCAAGCCCCTCGGAATTTGTGATTCCGTTGGCCAAGTACAACAAGGCCATGTACACTCAAGTTTCTCTTGGTATGAGATTTAGAATGATGTTTGAGACTGAGGAGTCTGGAGTACGCAGATATATGGGTACAATCACCGGCGTTAGTGACTTGGATCCGGTCCGATGGAAAAACTCACAGTGGCGCAATCTTCAG GTTGGTTGGGATGAATCAACAGCTGGGGAGCGCCCAAGCAGAGTTTCGATCTGGGATGTTGAACCAGTAGTTACTCCTTTCTACATTTGTCCTCCTCCATTTTTTAGGCCGAAATTCCCAAAGCAACCAGGAATGCCAG AAGACGAGTCTGACATAGAAAATGCTTTTAAGAGAGCTATGCCCTGGCTTGGAGATGAACTTGGCATGAAGGATGCTTCAAGCTCAATCTTTCCTGGTTTGAGTTTAGTGCAATGGATGAGCATGCAGCAGCAGAACAATCAGTTTGCCGCCACCCAATCCGGATTTTTCCCGCCATCTATGCTTTCATCCAATACCCTCCATGGCAACCTTAACAGTAATGATCAATCCAAGATATTGAACTTCCAAGCCCCGGTCCTCTCTGCACCAAATCTTCAATTCAACAAATCTAATCTACCCAACCAAGTCAACCAACTGCAGCAATCTATGACATCATGGCCCCAACAGCTGCAGCAgccacagcagcagcagcagcagcagaagcTGCATTCATTGTTGCAATCGCCAGTAAACCAGCTTCAGCCacaacagcagcagcaacagAGGCAACAGCAGCTGCCAGAGCCACAAAACTTGTCGCAGTCACAGCAACAACAGCCCCAACTGCCTCAACAGAGAACACAGCAGCTGCAACAACCACAGCAGCAGCCGCCTCCACCACAGCAACACCAACCTCAACAGTCATGTCAACAGCCAATTATGAATAATCGGGTAGTTACTTCTAATCAATGTGTTCAAGTTCAACAACCGGTAGCCTATTCTCAGCTTCAGCAACAGCAGTTAGTCTCCGGAAGCATGCCGACGCAACAAAGTATCCAACCTGCCAAcaagaatgcaatgctaatgacATCCTTGCCATTAGACTCGCAATTTCAGCAACCGATAGATCAGCAAACTAGTCTCTTACAGAGGCAGCAGCAACAACCGACACAGTTGCAACAATCTCCATTGCAGTTTTTGCAACAAAGCACGTCGCAGAGGGCATTGCAGCAACTTCAAGGGACTCAAATGTCACAGCAAAACCCCTCAGAGCAACAGTTACAGTTACAGCTGCTGCAGAAACtgcaacagcagcagcagcagcagcaacagcaaCTTATTTCAACATCTAGTCCACTTTTGCAGTCACAGCTTCTGCAGCAAAAAAATACTCATCTGGCAAACCAGCAACTACCACAGCTGCCTCAATCGCAGCATCAACCTCAACAGCTCGGAAATAATTCATTCCCAATGGAGAAGCTTCTCAACAGCAACAGCTTCTCTTCTTCGTCTCTAATGCAATCGCAACAGCTTTCGGTGAACCAACCAACCCTGAATGCACAGAAATCAGTTATAACTAGTAGAGCTCCTTCTAGTCTTACCGATGTAGACGTGCCATCATGCTCGACTTCACCGTCTACTAATACCTGCCAGATATCTCCACCAAATCTCATGAAAAGAAATCAACAAGCACCAACCACATTCGGGGGGATTTCGGTAGTTGAGCCGACTAATAATTTGGTGCAAGAGCTTCATAATAAGTCTGATATGCCGATAAAACATGAATTATCCGGCATAAAAGGCCCTGACCAGCTTAAGTATAAAGGTACAATCAGTGATCAGCTGGAAGCTTCTTCGTCCGGAACATCTTACTGTATTGATCCGGGTAGCATCCACCAGAACTTCCAACTTCCAAACTTCTGCATGGATGGTGATGTTCAATCGCATCCTAGACAAAATCTACCATTTGCCTCCAATCTTGATGGACTAGCAGCGGATACCATGCTCTCAAGAGGTTATGACTCTCAAAAAGATCTTCAAAACTTGCTGGCTAACTATGGCGGTGCTCCAAGAGACATCGAAACAGAGCTGTCCACTGCCGCCATCAGCTCGCAGTCATTTGGGGTGCCGAACATGCCTTTCaagcctggttgctcaagtgatATTCCCATGAACGATGCTGGGGTTTTGAATAATGGCTTATGGGCTAACCAGACTCAGAGAATGCGAACATATACCAAG GTTCAAAAATGTGGTTCTGTTGGAAGATGTATCGACGTCACGCGATACAAAGGATATGATGAACTCCGCCACGATTTGGCTCGAATGTTCGGGATTGAAGGGCAGCTAGAAGATCCTCAAAGGACCGAGTGGAAACTAGTATATGTGGATCATGAGAATGACATTCTTCTTGTTGGTGATGACCCGTGGGA AGAATTCGTAAGCTGTGTTCAGAGCATAAAGATATTGTCGTCCGCCGAGGTGCAACAAATGAGTTTGGATGGGGATCTAGGCCAAGTTCCAATCCCTAATCAAGCATGTAGTGGCACGGAAGGTGGCAATGCATGGAGGGGACAGTACGACGATAACTCTGCCGCCTCATTTAATCGATAA